The Kitasatospora paranensis genome has a window encoding:
- a CDS encoding TetR/AcrR family transcriptional regulator yields the protein MNDEGSLRERLIDAGVDLVTAEGTASLGLREIARRAGVSHGAPRRHFPTHHSLLAAIARRGFADLGARFTAATGAPAPARDRLQALARVYVGYALEQRGMFELMYRHDLLDSGPHPSAGPRLRDSTVPLFERIVALVAECTAARHDGQAAGAPAVTAAALWANLHGVAQLWTWGSLQLVLGAPESAGDPGHGPTTGPLDTLVTAVLDAHLGPVAP from the coding sequence GTGAACGACGAGGGCTCCCTCAGGGAGCGGTTGATCGATGCCGGGGTGGACCTGGTGACGGCCGAGGGCACGGCCTCGCTGGGGCTGCGCGAGATCGCCCGCAGGGCCGGGGTGTCGCACGGTGCACCGCGCCGCCACTTCCCCACCCACCACAGCCTGCTCGCCGCCATCGCCCGGCGCGGCTTCGCCGACCTGGGGGCCAGGTTCACCGCGGCGACCGGCGCACCGGCGCCGGCCCGCGACCGCCTGCAGGCCCTCGCCCGGGTGTACGTGGGCTACGCGCTGGAGCAGCGCGGCATGTTCGAGCTGATGTACCGGCACGACCTGCTCGACAGCGGCCCGCACCCCTCGGCCGGACCCAGGCTGCGGGACTCGACCGTCCCGCTCTTCGAGCGCATCGTCGCCCTGGTCGCCGAGTGCACGGCCGCACGGCACGACGGGCAGGCCGCCGGGGCACCCGCCGTGACCGCCGCGGCGCTCTGGGCGAACCTGCACGGCGTGGCCCAGCTGTGGACCTGGGGCAGCCTGCAACTCGTCCTCGGCGCACCGGAGTCGGCCGGGGATCCCGGACACGGCCCGACCACCGGCCCGCTCGACACCCTGGTGACCGCCGTTCTGGACGCCCACCTCGGCCCGGTGGCCCCGTGA
- a CDS encoding glutamate synthase subunit beta — MADPKAFLTTPRLLRARRAARARVRDWQEVYQPGALLPIIGGQAARCMDCGLPFCHQACPLGNLVPEWNRLVADDDWRDAADRLHATDNFPEFTGRVCPAPCESACVLGIDAEPVTIRNVELAVVDRAWEQGWEVPCPPDRRSGRTVAVVGSGPAGLAAAQQLTRAGHHVTVYERADRPGGLLRYGIPDFRLEKHRVDRRIQQLRAEGTEFRTGVTVGEDLSAAELRAGHDAVVIAVGATAWRELPVPGRGSTGIHQAMEYLPLANRVAAGDLAASPVSALDRRVVVIGGGDTAADCVGTAVRQQAAGVRQLDINPRPPDGRPGAQPWPVHPKVHHETTSHEEACACRQPADGDGPDIRCYASATVRFDTDARGRVSAVRIADAAPGTRAPLPGTEHTLEADLVLLALGFSGPEPGTALVRQLGLDLDGHGNLARDDGFAAGPDGVFVAGDAGRGQSLVVWAIAEGRAAAAAVHRYLTGRDELPSPITPGARPITAEDTPAAVRPPGPR; from the coding sequence ATGGCCGACCCCAAGGCGTTCCTGACCACGCCGCGGCTGCTCCGCGCCCGGCGCGCCGCCCGGGCCCGGGTGCGGGACTGGCAGGAGGTCTACCAGCCCGGGGCGCTGCTCCCGATCATCGGCGGCCAAGCGGCGCGCTGCATGGACTGCGGGCTCCCGTTCTGCCACCAGGCGTGCCCGCTCGGGAACCTCGTCCCGGAGTGGAACCGGCTGGTCGCCGACGACGACTGGCGGGACGCCGCCGACCGGCTGCACGCCACCGACAACTTCCCCGAGTTCACCGGCCGGGTCTGCCCCGCCCCCTGCGAGAGCGCCTGCGTGCTGGGTATCGACGCGGAGCCGGTGACCATCCGCAACGTCGAACTGGCCGTCGTCGACCGGGCCTGGGAGCAGGGCTGGGAAGTACCCTGCCCGCCCGACCGCCGGAGCGGCCGGACGGTCGCCGTGGTCGGCTCCGGTCCCGCCGGGCTGGCCGCCGCCCAGCAACTCACCCGGGCCGGGCACCACGTCACGGTGTACGAGCGCGCCGACCGCCCGGGCGGCCTGCTGCGGTACGGCATCCCGGACTTCCGCCTGGAGAAGCACCGGGTGGACCGCCGGATCCAGCAACTGCGTGCCGAGGGGACGGAGTTCCGTACCGGCGTCACGGTCGGCGAGGACCTGTCGGCCGCGGAGCTGCGGGCCGGCCACGACGCGGTGGTGATCGCGGTCGGCGCCACCGCGTGGCGGGAACTGCCAGTACCGGGGCGGGGATCGACCGGGATCCACCAGGCCATGGAGTACCTGCCGCTGGCCAACCGGGTGGCCGCCGGGGACCTGGCGGCCTCGCCGGTCAGCGCCCTCGACCGCCGGGTGGTGGTGATCGGCGGCGGCGACACCGCGGCCGACTGCGTGGGCACCGCCGTCCGCCAGCAGGCCGCCGGTGTCCGGCAGCTCGACATCAACCCGCGGCCGCCGGACGGCCGCCCGGGCGCGCAGCCGTGGCCCGTGCACCCCAAGGTGCACCACGAGACCACCTCGCACGAGGAGGCCTGCGCCTGCCGGCAGCCGGCGGACGGCGACGGGCCGGACATCCGGTGCTACGCCTCGGCGACCGTCCGCTTCGACACGGACGCCCGGGGCCGGGTCTCCGCCGTGCGGATCGCCGACGCGGCGCCGGGCACCCGCGCCCCACTGCCCGGCACCGAGCACACCCTGGAGGCCGACCTCGTCCTGCTCGCCCTCGGCTTCTCCGGCCCGGAGCCCGGTACCGCCCTGGTGCGCCAGCTCGGCCTCGACCTGGACGGGCACGGGAACCTCGCCCGGGACGACGGCTTCGCGGCCGGCCCCGACGGGGTCTTCGTCGCCGGTGACGCCGGGCGCGGCCAGTCGCTGGTGGTCTGGGCCATCGCCGAGGGCCGTGCCGCGGCAGCCGCGGTGCACCGGTACCTGACCGGACGGGACGAACTGCCCTCGCCGATCACTCCCGGCGCACGCCCGATCACGGCGGAGGACACCCCGGCCGCGGTCCGGCCCCCGGGCCCGCGGTAG
- a CDS encoding methylated-DNA--[protein]-cysteine S-methyltransferase — MTVYTTIDSPVGDLLLVGEESATAAGGTALASVSMTGQRRAPAVRADWQRAPEAFVEPVRQLHAYFAGELRTFDLEHTAAGTEFQRTVWRALEAVPYGTTTSYGALAERAGIPRAAVRALGTAIGANPLLVVRACHRVIGADGSLTGYAGGLDRKEYLLGHEAAVRAATP, encoded by the coding sequence GTGACCGTGTACACCACCATCGACAGCCCGGTGGGCGACCTGCTCCTGGTCGGCGAGGAGTCCGCGACCGCAGCGGGCGGGACGGCACTGGCCTCGGTGTCGATGACCGGCCAGCGCCGGGCGCCCGCCGTCCGAGCCGATTGGCAGCGGGCACCCGAGGCGTTCGTGGAGCCCGTCCGACAACTGCACGCCTACTTCGCCGGCGAGCTGCGCACGTTCGACCTCGAACACACCGCCGCGGGAACGGAGTTCCAGCGCACGGTGTGGCGCGCCCTGGAGGCCGTCCCGTACGGCACCACCACCAGTTACGGCGCGCTGGCGGAGCGGGCCGGGATCCCGCGGGCGGCCGTGCGGGCCCTCGGGACGGCGATCGGGGCCAACCCGCTGCTGGTCGTCCGCGCCTGCCACCGGGTGATCGGCGCGGACGGTTCGCTGACCGGCTACGCGGGCGGCCTCGACCGCAAGGAGTACCTGCTCGGCCACGAGGCAGCCGTCCGCGCCGCCACGCCGTGA
- a CDS encoding LacI family DNA-binding transcriptional regulator produces the protein MTIRDVAARAGVSTAAVSLALNDRPGVSADTRERILAVARELGWTPSTAARSLSGRQVGTVGLVLARPAPMLGREPFYMEFIAGVESVLVQHRCSLLLRLVDSVQEEVAVQREWWQGRQVDGSILVDLQVDDPRIPALAAIGLPAVAVGDPALAGPFTAVWTDDGQAVHEAVRYLAALGHRRIARVGGPAELGHSAIRSRAFEEAARELGLEDAVTVPADFSGEGGARATRSLLTSGRRPTAIVYDNDLMAVAGLSVAAEMGVQVPGRLSLLAWDDSQLCLLTRPRLSAMGHDVFAFGAEVARRLFDVLSGGDTGSRPAPAPVLLPRESTAPPL, from the coding sequence GTGACCATCCGCGACGTCGCCGCCCGGGCCGGGGTCTCCACCGCGGCGGTGTCGCTGGCCCTGAACGACCGACCGGGCGTCTCCGCCGACACCAGGGAGCGCATCCTCGCCGTCGCCCGCGAACTCGGCTGGACCCCGAGCACGGCCGCCCGCTCGCTCTCCGGCCGGCAGGTGGGCACCGTCGGCCTGGTGCTGGCCCGGCCGGCGCCGATGCTCGGACGCGAGCCGTTCTACATGGAGTTCATCGCGGGCGTCGAGAGCGTGCTGGTGCAGCACCGCTGCTCGCTGCTGCTCCGCCTGGTCGACAGCGTCCAGGAGGAGGTGGCCGTCCAGCGCGAGTGGTGGCAGGGCCGGCAGGTGGACGGGTCGATCCTGGTCGACCTCCAGGTCGACGATCCGCGGATCCCCGCGCTGGCCGCGATCGGACTGCCCGCGGTGGCGGTCGGCGACCCCGCGCTGGCCGGCCCGTTCACCGCGGTCTGGACGGACGACGGACAGGCCGTCCACGAGGCCGTCCGCTACCTCGCGGCGCTCGGCCACCGCCGGATCGCCCGGGTCGGCGGCCCCGCCGAACTCGGCCACAGTGCCATCCGCAGCCGCGCGTTCGAGGAGGCTGCGCGCGAGCTGGGGCTGGAGGACGCGGTGACCGTGCCGGCGGACTTCTCCGGCGAGGGCGGTGCCCGGGCCACCCGGTCGCTGCTCACCTCGGGCCGGCGTCCCACCGCCATCGTCTACGACAACGACCTGATGGCGGTCGCCGGGCTGTCGGTCGCCGCCGAGATGGGTGTCCAGGTGCCGGGCCGGCTCTCCCTGCTCGCTTGGGACGACTCGCAGTTGTGCCTGCTGACCAGGCCGAGGCTGTCCGCGATGGGCCACGACGTCTTCGCCTTCGGGGCGGAGGTCGCGCGGCGGCTGTTCGATGTGCTCTCGGGCGGCGACACCGGGTCCAGGCCGGCGCCCGCGCCCGTGCTGCTGCCCCGCGAGTCGACCGCCCCGCCGCTCTGA
- a CDS encoding transglycosylase family protein: MGFIGSGRHRRPTQTERAVAAAGVAGVGIALPLLTATGAHAVAPTTWDAVAQCASAGNWSKDTGNGAYGGLQIDLRSWVAYGGDAYAAEPDHATKEQQIAVAERILADRGASVWGSCATGAGLTGEGRATAQPSAPATTTPSAPATTGTPSAPVTTTPDVPTQRGSAAPVFPGMQGLDAATGVYWYQANGTWYWTTSQQVYEQNTGTASPAPTTGTPAPGSATPAPTTTTTPAPGTPAPGTTTDTPGTGTGTTTTAPGTGTGTGTTGTTPGAPIGDPTAATGTPTTTDGTALPAPATAPDTTSYTVAPGDTLSGISDTHKLGGWKHLYDQNQSTVGDNPDLIHPGQVLDIQ; the protein is encoded by the coding sequence ATGGGTTTCATCGGCTCCGGCCGCCACCGCCGCCCCACCCAGACCGAGCGCGCCGTCGCTGCGGCGGGCGTGGCAGGCGTGGGAATCGCCCTGCCACTGCTCACCGCCACCGGCGCCCACGCCGTCGCGCCCACCACCTGGGACGCGGTCGCCCAGTGCGCCAGCGCCGGCAACTGGTCCAAGGACACCGGCAACGGGGCCTACGGCGGCCTCCAGATCGACCTTCGCTCCTGGGTCGCCTACGGTGGCGACGCGTACGCCGCCGAGCCCGACCACGCCACCAAGGAGCAGCAGATCGCGGTCGCCGAGCGCATCCTCGCCGACCGCGGCGCCTCCGTCTGGGGCAGCTGCGCCACTGGCGCCGGGCTGACCGGCGAGGGCCGGGCCACCGCCCAGCCGAGCGCGCCCGCCACCACGACGCCGAGCGCACCGGCGACCACCGGCACGCCGTCGGCACCGGTCACCACCACGCCGGACGTCCCGACGCAGCGCGGCAGCGCCGCCCCCGTCTTCCCCGGCATGCAGGGCCTGGACGCCGCCACCGGCGTGTACTGGTACCAGGCGAACGGCACCTGGTACTGGACGACCAGCCAGCAGGTCTACGAGCAGAACACCGGCACGGCCTCCCCGGCGCCCACCACCGGCACCCCCGCACCGGGCAGCGCCACGCCCGCTCCGACCACGACGACCACCCCGGCGCCGGGCACGCCCGCCCCGGGCACCACGACGGACACCCCGGGCACCGGCACCGGCACCACCACCACCGCTCCCGGCACCGGCACCGGCACCGGCACGACGGGCACCACGCCGGGTGCACCCATCGGGGACCCGACGGCCGCCACCGGCACGCCGACCACCACGGACGGCACGGCCCTGCCGGCCCCGGCCACCGCCCCGGACACCACCTCCTACACCGTCGCCCCCGGAGACACCCTCTCCGGGATCTCCGACACCCACAAGCTCGGCGGCTGGAAGCACCTCTACGACCAGAACCAGAGCACCGTCGGCGACAACCCCGACCTGATCCACCCGGGCCAGGTCCTCGACATCCAGTAG
- a CDS encoding DUF2625 family protein — MRTLPELTDVPDPAWPLLLRECAGSPAAPEVLTGDPAQGAACLLQLQVTARSYLGAMALNCGGLRFGGGWLRVYGGAGGAGLPGLAEVNGFPTEVDPAWRPDDALVLGHDVLGGVFALNGPDPAALGRPGAPGQVRYLAPDTLEWEALEMGHGAWLGWLLSGAVDSFYQGLRWPGWQQETAALSPDQGITVYPFLWSKEARADLAGTTRRPARMAELLGITAEFCAQFGLPDPGFLGRV, encoded by the coding sequence GTGCGCACCCTCCCCGAACTGACCGACGTACCCGACCCCGCCTGGCCGCTCCTGCTCCGGGAGTGTGCCGGCAGCCCCGCGGCGCCCGAGGTGCTGACGGGCGATCCGGCGCAGGGCGCCGCCTGCCTGCTCCAACTCCAGGTCACCGCACGGTCGTACCTCGGGGCGATGGCGCTGAACTGCGGCGGTCTGCGGTTCGGCGGCGGCTGGCTGCGGGTCTACGGCGGGGCGGGCGGCGCGGGCCTGCCGGGCCTGGCCGAGGTGAACGGTTTCCCCACGGAGGTCGACCCCGCCTGGCGGCCCGACGACGCCCTGGTGCTCGGCCACGACGTGCTCGGCGGCGTCTTCGCCCTCAACGGGCCCGACCCGGCGGCGCTTGGCCGCCCCGGTGCGCCCGGACAGGTCCGCTACCTGGCGCCCGACACCCTGGAGTGGGAGGCGCTGGAGATGGGCCACGGGGCGTGGCTCGGCTGGCTGCTCTCCGGTGCGGTGGACAGCTTCTACCAGGGGCTGCGCTGGCCGGGATGGCAGCAGGAGACGGCCGCACTGAGCCCCGACCAGGGCATCACCGTGTACCCGTTCCTGTGGTCCAAGGAGGCGCGCGCCGATCTCGCCGGGACCACCCGCAGGCCCGCCCGGATGGCCGAACTGCTGGGCATCACCGCGGAGTTCTGCGCACAGTTCGGCCTTCCCGACCCCGGCTTCCTGGGCCGCGTCTGA
- a CDS encoding MarR family winged helix-turn-helix transcriptional regulator: protein MTAPDPAGRAPADIAGVSDPAVPDPAAVARLRLVIARLHRQLAQASAGQDLTFAQQSALARIEQHGPLRLGELAALERVAAPSMTRTVGPLVVAGLVTRLPDPSDGRSSLVELAPPGHRLLATIRQERSELLAGRVAALTPGEQAVLQDALPVLEHLLADTES, encoded by the coding sequence ATGACCGCCCCGGATCCGGCCGGCCGGGCGCCTGCGGACATCGCCGGGGTGTCGGATCCGGCCGTGCCCGATCCGGCGGCCGTGGCCCGGCTGCGCCTGGTGATCGCCAGGCTGCACCGGCAGTTGGCCCAGGCATCCGCCGGGCAGGACCTCACCTTCGCGCAGCAGTCGGCGCTGGCCCGGATCGAGCAGCACGGCCCGCTCCGGCTCGGCGAGTTGGCCGCGCTGGAGCGGGTGGCCGCGCCCTCGATGACCCGGACGGTCGGACCGCTCGTCGTCGCCGGGCTGGTCACCCGCCTGCCGGACCCGAGCGACGGCCGCTCCTCACTGGTCGAACTGGCCCCGCCCGGGCACCGGTTGCTCGCCACCATCCGCCAGGAGCGCTCCGAGCTGCTGGCGGGCCGGGTGGCCGCGCTCACCCCGGGCGAGCAGGCGGTGCTCCAGGACGCCCTCCCCGTCCTCGAACACCTGCTGGCGGACACCGAGTCCTGA
- a CDS encoding beta-glucanase yields MATVFSADFGSGRQWIAGRSSAYPRMGPTNRSDHKLDYLSGAYCPDGVLAATRRPGSDLWDTNLLTTEGSPDAFQVVTGDTLSARVTLPTALGAWPAIWTWRDGGNEVDVFEYHPDNPDLLEVSNHVHGGYRYWHGGAAGISPGATVDLRTVFGRRSVDWYANGVPVYSDHRGVGAGWHAYLIVNLSVSDGTYHPRPPADGPGRLSWTCHSLSVDR; encoded by the coding sequence ATGGCAACGGTCTTCAGTGCGGACTTCGGGTCCGGCCGGCAGTGGATCGCGGGGCGCAGCAGCGCCTATCCGCGGATGGGGCCGACCAACCGCAGCGACCACAAACTCGACTACCTGAGCGGGGCGTACTGCCCCGACGGCGTCCTCGCCGCCACCCGCAGGCCCGGCAGCGACCTGTGGGACACCAACCTGCTGACCACCGAGGGCAGCCCGGACGCCTTCCAGGTGGTGACCGGCGACACCCTGTCCGCCCGGGTCACCCTGCCGACCGCGCTGGGCGCCTGGCCCGCGATCTGGACGTGGCGCGACGGCGGCAACGAGGTGGACGTCTTCGAGTACCACCCCGACAACCCGGATCTGCTGGAGGTCTCCAACCACGTCCACGGCGGATACCGCTACTGGCACGGCGGCGCCGCTGGCATATCGCCCGGCGCCACCGTCGACCTCCGCACGGTCTTCGGCCGCCGCTCGGTGGACTGGTACGCCAACGGGGTCCCGGTGTACTCCGACCACCGGGGCGTCGGCGCCGGGTGGCACGCCTACCTGATCGTCAACCTCTCGGTCTCCGACGGCACGTACCACCCGAGGCCGCCCGCGGACGGCCCCGGCCGGCTGAGCTGGACGTGCCACAGCCTGTCGGTCGACCGCTGA